CCGTGGGGATAGGCGGGAACAGAGTTCAGGGCTGGCGCGGTGGCCAAAGGCCAGTCTGGGTGGCGAGGCCCCAACCCGGGACCGGGAGGGAGCGGGCCCTGGGCCAGGATCGCTGGGCGGAGGCCGGGGCTCACCGACGGTGCGGATGGGCGCGCGGAAGGGCAGCGGGAGGCCCCGGCGGCCCAGGAACAGCGGCAGGGCCACGCTTAGCAGCGGATGCAGAGCCTCCTGCGCCCTCTGCACCCACGAGCTCGGGGGGTTCGGGAACTGCTGGAAGAGCTCATTCTCTCTGGAGAAGACAGGCACTAGGGAGGCCGCAGGAGAGCAGAGCGCGGCGGACTCCTGGCCCCGGGGTCCGCGGGTGGCGCcactctcctcctccccagcccggCAGCCCTGGCGTCCCCACCGGGTCACGCTCGGGTCCTCACCCGAGTTCCAGAGCTGACTTAACGAATCTCTTCTGATTCTGAATCTGCAAGCTCAGTTGTCCGGGTTTTGCCTCCAGCGCCTCCAGGGGCCCTCCCACGGCCAGGACGGCCACCTGGCCACCCCTGAGGCAGCGGGGCCTTGACAAAGGAGACCAAACCTGGGGGGAGGGCAGAAGCTGGGGGACCCAACGCCTGggtcttatttacttatttatttagggacggagtcttgctctgttgcccaggctggagtacagtggcctgatcttggttcactgcatccttgaccttcaggactcaagtgatcctcccacctcaagcctcccagtagctgggaccacaggtgtgtaccaccacacctggctaaatttttgtttttgttttttgttgtgtagagatggggttttactgtgttgcccaggctggtcttgaactcctggccttaagcgatcctctcgcctgtgcctcccaaagtgctgggattacaggtgtgaaccaccgcacccagccaaagccTGGGACTTGGAAAGAAGAGTGGAGAGGACATGGGGAAAGGAGAGCTGGGCCCCAGAGCCCGCTGGGAGGAGGACGGTGGGGCGGGAGAAAGCAGCAAGGTCCCCCTCTTCTCACCACCTGACATGATGTAGTCCCGGAAGAAGAGGAGATGGAACCAACAAGGCAGCATGAGCAGGTGTGGCGGGAGCTCCGGGAAGAGGCAGGAGCAGCCCGTGGGCTCTGCGCAGAAGTTGGTGAAGGCTCCCACGTGAGGACCCCGTGAGGGTGGAAGTCAAAGAGGTAGTTCCAGGAGGGGTCCAACTCTGCAGTTTTAACTAGCTGGGGAGCAGACGGGCGCACCCCACCCCAACAGTGAGATTGTGCTTTGGGAGATGGTGGTCCCAAGAGTCTATTCTGAAGCCCCAACCGCACCCAGCACCCCACGGCCCAGGTCCTCACCGAGAGGGGGAAGCAGTCACAGAAATGTCTCCAAACTGCCCAGTTGCAAACCCAGGCAGATCTGCGGCCTCCAGCCCTAGGTGTGTTTCTATCCCAATAGAGCCAGACCAGGTAGAGGACCGCCAGCATCCAAGCCTAGCCGAGGAATGCAAGAGCCAGGCTGCCAGGTGCACCTGGGCTGGAAGATGGG
This DNA window, taken from Pongo pygmaeus isolate AG05252 chromosome 6, NHGRI_mPonPyg2-v2.0_pri, whole genome shotgun sequence, encodes the following:
- the LOC129041138 gene encoding LOW QUALITY PROTEIN: putative diacylglycerol O-acyltransferase 2-like protein DGAT2L7P (The sequence of the model RefSeq protein was modified relative to this genomic sequence to represent the inferred CDS: inserted 1 base in 1 codon; deleted 1 base in 1 codon), which produces MRGTISCEHPWEVMPDLYFYRDPEDIEKEEQAAAEKAVTRRNFRLVKTAELDPSWNYLFDFHPHGVLXVGAFTNFCAEPTGCSCLFPELPPHLLMLPCWFHLLFFRDYIMSGASALPPGLVSFVKAPLPQGWPGGRPGVGGPLEALEAKPGQLSLQIQNQKRFVKSALELGENELFQQFPNPPSSWVQRAQEALHPLLSVALPLFLGRRGLPLPFRAPIRTVVEAAILVQQSPPPSPAQVDKLQARYVGRLTQLFEEHKARYGVPADRHLVLT